The following are encoded together in the Notolabrus celidotus isolate fNotCel1 chromosome 9, fNotCel1.pri, whole genome shotgun sequence genome:
- the kdm2ba gene encoding lysine (K)-specific demethylase 2Ba isoform X2 has translation MALSLSGDDEEYDSESEQRAANRPKPPKMAGTTSAVKLPSNRSASGARRRRTRCRKCEACLRTECGECHFCKDMKKFGGPGRMKQSCIMRQCIAPVLPHTAVCVVCKEAGKEDTLEEEDDKFNFMLMECSICNEIVHPNCLKVSDASGVVNDELPNCWECPKCNHAGKSGKALKQKRGPGFKYASNLPGSLLREQKPVKEEGDAAKRRSDREETPRFRPEESLHRQPPLLSPFGLPRPRPEDKLRKKRKLFDDDEEEDLGVRKRERSDDPYFSKFLHQIKKEEDDEDAYEEENERGREPHFRIGVEKRGRFGDPGEDGDEKDLKSELLNPCIKTPVGDSDQSHCSSPQAGPSSEGGSETQEKGPRPKARRKRRLPNRELSRELSKALNQEIQKTEDCLANENRQPLKVEPESENEEPKRLFRNGSELGDQRSHLKTKEMNGTPWELRHFYPSQITPLGFNRSTPTNRPPPPHSPPKCVQMERHVIRPPPISPPPDRLPLKDGKTHVIQREVWMKIFGYLTHQELCFCMRVCKTWNRWCCDKRLWTKIDLSRCTSITPLMLSGIIRRQPVSLDLSWTNISKKQLSWLINRLPGMRVLKLSGCSWAAVSALCTSSCPLLRILDVQWVEGLKDPQMRDLLSPPTDNRPGQLDNRCKLRNVEDLRLAGLDITDTSLRLISRQMPFLTSLDLSYCNHINDQSVNLLTAAGTTTRDSLTDINLSVCNRVTDHSLNFFKRCGSICLIDLRFCKQVTKTACERFIAEMSVSVPFNLKEDKLLQKSS, from the exons ACTTCTGCAAAGACATGAAGAAGTTTGGAGGGCCTGGACGCATGAAGCAGTCCTGTATTATGAGGCAGTGCATTGCT CCTGTTCTGCCTCACACAgcggtgtgtgtggtgtgcaaaGAGGCAGGGAAGGAAGACACACTAGAGGAAGAGGACGACAAGTTCAACTTCATGCTGATGGAGTGCTCAATCTGCAACGAGATTGTCCATCCAAACTGTCTGAAG GTGAGCGACGCCTCGGGTGTGGTGAACGACGAGCTTCCAAACTGCTGGGAATGTCCTAAATGCAACCACGCTGGGAAGAGTGGAAAA GCATTGAAGCAAAAAAGGGGTCCAGGGTTCAAGTATGCCTCCAACCTCCCTGGCTCTCTGCTGAGGGAACAGAAGCCtgtgaaggaggagggggacgCAGctaagaggagatcagacagagaggagacgcCCAGGTTCAGACCCGAGGAGTCTCTGCACAgacagcctcctctgctctcccccTTCGGCCTGCCACGACCACGGCCGGAGGATAaactgaggaagaagaggaagctgtttgatgatgatgaggaggaggatctggGGGTGAGGAAGAGG GAAAGGTCAGATGATCCTTATTTCTCCAAATTCCTGCACCAAAtcaagaaagaggaggatgatgaagacGCATACGAGGAGGAGAATGAACGTGGAAGGGAGCCTCACTTCAGGATTGGTGTAGAAAAGCGAGGACGTTTTGGAGACCCTGGAGAAGACGGGGATGAGAAGGACTTAAAGAGTGAACTTTTGAATCCTTGCATCAAAACGCCGGTTGGAGACAGCGACCAGTCTCACTGCAGCTCTCCTCAGGCCGGCCCCAGCAGCGAGGGTGGTAGCGAGACTCAAGAAAAAGGTCCACGTCCAAAAGCCCGCCGTAAGCGACGTTTACCCAACAGAGAACTGAGCCGAGAGCTGAGCAAAGCACTGAACCAGGAGATACAGAAGACGGAGGACTGCCTGGCTAATGAGAACAGACAACCCCTCAAGGTGGAGCCCGAGTCCGAAAATGAGGAACCCAAGAGGTTGTTTCGCAACGGCAGCGAACTCGGGGATCAGAGGTCCCACCTCAAAACCAAAGAGATGAACGGGACGCCCTGGGAGCTTCGCCACTTCTACCCGAGTCAGATCACTCCCCTGGGCTTCAACAGGAGCACCCCAACCAACCGGCCCCCGCCTCCACACTCCCCACCCAAGTGTGTCCAAATGGAGCGGCACGTCATCAGGCCTCCTCCTATAAGCCCTCCTCCGGACAGACTGCCACTAAAAGATGGTAAAACACACGTCATACAGCGTGAGGTCTGGATGAAGATCTTTGGCTATCTCACACACCAGGAGCTGTGTTTCTGCATGAGAGTGTGCAAGACGTGGAATAGATG GTGTTGTGATAAGAGACTTTGGACAAAGATCGATCTGAGCCGCTGCACATCCATCACACCACTTATGCTAAGTGGGATTATCCGCCGACAGCCGGTTTCATTGGACCTCAGTTGGACAAACATTTCCAAGAAACAATTAAGCTGGCTCATTAATAGATTACCAG GAATGCGAGTGTTAAAGCTATCCGGGTGTTCTTGGGCTGCTGTTTCGGCGCTCTGCACCTCCAGCTGTCCTCTGCTGCGTATCCTGGATGTGCAGTGGGTGGAGGGACTCAAAGACCCACAGATGAGGGACCTCCTCTCACCCCCAACAGACAACAGACCAG GTCAACTGGATAACCGCTGCAAGTTACGGAACGTAGAGGACCTGCGGCTGGCCGGACTGGACATCACTGACACGTCTTTACGCCTCATCAGTCGCCAGATGCCTTTTCTGACCAGTTTAGACCTGAGCTACTGCAACCACATCAACGACCAGTCAGTCAACCTGCTGACAGCAGCTGGGACCACGACGAGAGACTCTCTGACAGACATCAACCTGTCAG TGTGTAACCGGGTCACGGACCATTCCCTGAACTTTTTCAAACGCTGTGGAAGCATCTGTCTGATCGATCTTCGCTTCTGTAAGCAGGTGACCAAAACAGCCTGCGAGAGGTTCATTGCAGAGATGTCTGTGAGCGTACCATTCAACCTGAAAGAGGACAAACTGCTGCAGAAGTCAAGCTAG
- the kdm2ba gene encoding lysine (K)-specific demethylase 2Ba isoform X3, which yields MALSLSGDDEEYDSESEQQRAANRPKPPKMAGTTSAVKLPSNRSASGARRRRTRCRKCEACLRTECGECHFCKDMKKFGGPGRMKQSCIMRQCIAPVLPHTAVCVVCKEAGKEDTLEEEDDKFNFMLMECSICNEIVHPNCLKVSDASGVVNDELPNCWECPKCNHAGKSGKQKRGPGFKYASNLPGSLLREQKPVKEEGDAAKRRSDREETPRFRPEESLHRQPPLLSPFGLPRPRPEDKLRKKRKLFDDDEEEDLGVRKRERSDDPYFSKFLHQIKKEEDDEDAYEEENERGREPHFRIGVEKRGRFGDPGEDGDEKDLKSELLNPCIKTPVGDSDQSHCSSPQAGPSSEGGSETQEKGPRPKARRKRRLPNRELSRELSKALNQEIQKTEDCLANENRQPLKVEPESENEEPKRLFRNGSELGDQRSHLKTKEMNGTPWELRHFYPSQITPLGFNRSTPTNRPPPPHSPPKCVQMERHVIRPPPISPPPDRLPLKDGKTHVIQREVWMKIFGYLTHQELCFCMRVCKTWNRWCCDKRLWTKIDLSRCTSITPLMLSGIIRRQPVSLDLSWTNISKKQLSWLINRLPGMRVLKLSGCSWAAVSALCTSSCPLLRILDVQWVEGLKDPQMRDLLSPPTDNRPGQLDNRCKLRNVEDLRLAGLDITDTSLRLISRQMPFLTSLDLSYCNHINDQSVNLLTAAGTTTRDSLTDINLSVCNRVTDHSLNFFKRCGSICLIDLRFCKQVTKTACERFIAEMSVSVPFNLKEDKLLQKSS from the exons ACTTCTGCAAAGACATGAAGAAGTTTGGAGGGCCTGGACGCATGAAGCAGTCCTGTATTATGAGGCAGTGCATTGCT CCTGTTCTGCCTCACACAgcggtgtgtgtggtgtgcaaaGAGGCAGGGAAGGAAGACACACTAGAGGAAGAGGACGACAAGTTCAACTTCATGCTGATGGAGTGCTCAATCTGCAACGAGATTGTCCATCCAAACTGTCTGAAG GTGAGCGACGCCTCGGGTGTGGTGAACGACGAGCTTCCAAACTGCTGGGAATGTCCTAAATGCAACCACGCTGGGAAGAGTGGAAAA CAAAAAAGGGGTCCAGGGTTCAAGTATGCCTCCAACCTCCCTGGCTCTCTGCTGAGGGAACAGAAGCCtgtgaaggaggagggggacgCAGctaagaggagatcagacagagaggagacgcCCAGGTTCAGACCCGAGGAGTCTCTGCACAgacagcctcctctgctctcccccTTCGGCCTGCCACGACCACGGCCGGAGGATAaactgaggaagaagaggaagctgtttgatgatgatgaggaggaggatctggGGGTGAGGAAGAGG GAAAGGTCAGATGATCCTTATTTCTCCAAATTCCTGCACCAAAtcaagaaagaggaggatgatgaagacGCATACGAGGAGGAGAATGAACGTGGAAGGGAGCCTCACTTCAGGATTGGTGTAGAAAAGCGAGGACGTTTTGGAGACCCTGGAGAAGACGGGGATGAGAAGGACTTAAAGAGTGAACTTTTGAATCCTTGCATCAAAACGCCGGTTGGAGACAGCGACCAGTCTCACTGCAGCTCTCCTCAGGCCGGCCCCAGCAGCGAGGGTGGTAGCGAGACTCAAGAAAAAGGTCCACGTCCAAAAGCCCGCCGTAAGCGACGTTTACCCAACAGAGAACTGAGCCGAGAGCTGAGCAAAGCACTGAACCAGGAGATACAGAAGACGGAGGACTGCCTGGCTAATGAGAACAGACAACCCCTCAAGGTGGAGCCCGAGTCCGAAAATGAGGAACCCAAGAGGTTGTTTCGCAACGGCAGCGAACTCGGGGATCAGAGGTCCCACCTCAAAACCAAAGAGATGAACGGGACGCCCTGGGAGCTTCGCCACTTCTACCCGAGTCAGATCACTCCCCTGGGCTTCAACAGGAGCACCCCAACCAACCGGCCCCCGCCTCCACACTCCCCACCCAAGTGTGTCCAAATGGAGCGGCACGTCATCAGGCCTCCTCCTATAAGCCCTCCTCCGGACAGACTGCCACTAAAAGATGGTAAAACACACGTCATACAGCGTGAGGTCTGGATGAAGATCTTTGGCTATCTCACACACCAGGAGCTGTGTTTCTGCATGAGAGTGTGCAAGACGTGGAATAGATG GTGTTGTGATAAGAGACTTTGGACAAAGATCGATCTGAGCCGCTGCACATCCATCACACCACTTATGCTAAGTGGGATTATCCGCCGACAGCCGGTTTCATTGGACCTCAGTTGGACAAACATTTCCAAGAAACAATTAAGCTGGCTCATTAATAGATTACCAG GAATGCGAGTGTTAAAGCTATCCGGGTGTTCTTGGGCTGCTGTTTCGGCGCTCTGCACCTCCAGCTGTCCTCTGCTGCGTATCCTGGATGTGCAGTGGGTGGAGGGACTCAAAGACCCACAGATGAGGGACCTCCTCTCACCCCCAACAGACAACAGACCAG GTCAACTGGATAACCGCTGCAAGTTACGGAACGTAGAGGACCTGCGGCTGGCCGGACTGGACATCACTGACACGTCTTTACGCCTCATCAGTCGCCAGATGCCTTTTCTGACCAGTTTAGACCTGAGCTACTGCAACCACATCAACGACCAGTCAGTCAACCTGCTGACAGCAGCTGGGACCACGACGAGAGACTCTCTGACAGACATCAACCTGTCAG TGTGTAACCGGGTCACGGACCATTCCCTGAACTTTTTCAAACGCTGTGGAAGCATCTGTCTGATCGATCTTCGCTTCTGTAAGCAGGTGACCAAAACAGCCTGCGAGAGGTTCATTGCAGAGATGTCTGTGAGCGTACCATTCAACCTGAAAGAGGACAAACTGCTGCAGAAGTCAAGCTAG
- the kdm2ba gene encoding lysine (K)-specific demethylase 2Ba isoform X1 produces MALSLSGDDEEYDSESEQQRAANRPKPPKMAGTTSAVKLPSNRSASGARRRRTRCRKCEACLRTECGECHFCKDMKKFGGPGRMKQSCIMRQCIAPVLPHTAVCVVCKEAGKEDTLEEEDDKFNFMLMECSICNEIVHPNCLKVSDASGVVNDELPNCWECPKCNHAGKSGKALKQKRGPGFKYASNLPGSLLREQKPVKEEGDAAKRRSDREETPRFRPEESLHRQPPLLSPFGLPRPRPEDKLRKKRKLFDDDEEEDLGVRKRERSDDPYFSKFLHQIKKEEDDEDAYEEENERGREPHFRIGVEKRGRFGDPGEDGDEKDLKSELLNPCIKTPVGDSDQSHCSSPQAGPSSEGGSETQEKGPRPKARRKRRLPNRELSRELSKALNQEIQKTEDCLANENRQPLKVEPESENEEPKRLFRNGSELGDQRSHLKTKEMNGTPWELRHFYPSQITPLGFNRSTPTNRPPPPHSPPKCVQMERHVIRPPPISPPPDRLPLKDGKTHVIQREVWMKIFGYLTHQELCFCMRVCKTWNRWCCDKRLWTKIDLSRCTSITPLMLSGIIRRQPVSLDLSWTNISKKQLSWLINRLPGMRVLKLSGCSWAAVSALCTSSCPLLRILDVQWVEGLKDPQMRDLLSPPTDNRPGQLDNRCKLRNVEDLRLAGLDITDTSLRLISRQMPFLTSLDLSYCNHINDQSVNLLTAAGTTTRDSLTDINLSVCNRVTDHSLNFFKRCGSICLIDLRFCKQVTKTACERFIAEMSVSVPFNLKEDKLLQKSS; encoded by the exons ACTTCTGCAAAGACATGAAGAAGTTTGGAGGGCCTGGACGCATGAAGCAGTCCTGTATTATGAGGCAGTGCATTGCT CCTGTTCTGCCTCACACAgcggtgtgtgtggtgtgcaaaGAGGCAGGGAAGGAAGACACACTAGAGGAAGAGGACGACAAGTTCAACTTCATGCTGATGGAGTGCTCAATCTGCAACGAGATTGTCCATCCAAACTGTCTGAAG GTGAGCGACGCCTCGGGTGTGGTGAACGACGAGCTTCCAAACTGCTGGGAATGTCCTAAATGCAACCACGCTGGGAAGAGTGGAAAA GCATTGAAGCAAAAAAGGGGTCCAGGGTTCAAGTATGCCTCCAACCTCCCTGGCTCTCTGCTGAGGGAACAGAAGCCtgtgaaggaggagggggacgCAGctaagaggagatcagacagagaggagacgcCCAGGTTCAGACCCGAGGAGTCTCTGCACAgacagcctcctctgctctcccccTTCGGCCTGCCACGACCACGGCCGGAGGATAaactgaggaagaagaggaagctgtttgatgatgatgaggaggaggatctggGGGTGAGGAAGAGG GAAAGGTCAGATGATCCTTATTTCTCCAAATTCCTGCACCAAAtcaagaaagaggaggatgatgaagacGCATACGAGGAGGAGAATGAACGTGGAAGGGAGCCTCACTTCAGGATTGGTGTAGAAAAGCGAGGACGTTTTGGAGACCCTGGAGAAGACGGGGATGAGAAGGACTTAAAGAGTGAACTTTTGAATCCTTGCATCAAAACGCCGGTTGGAGACAGCGACCAGTCTCACTGCAGCTCTCCTCAGGCCGGCCCCAGCAGCGAGGGTGGTAGCGAGACTCAAGAAAAAGGTCCACGTCCAAAAGCCCGCCGTAAGCGACGTTTACCCAACAGAGAACTGAGCCGAGAGCTGAGCAAAGCACTGAACCAGGAGATACAGAAGACGGAGGACTGCCTGGCTAATGAGAACAGACAACCCCTCAAGGTGGAGCCCGAGTCCGAAAATGAGGAACCCAAGAGGTTGTTTCGCAACGGCAGCGAACTCGGGGATCAGAGGTCCCACCTCAAAACCAAAGAGATGAACGGGACGCCCTGGGAGCTTCGCCACTTCTACCCGAGTCAGATCACTCCCCTGGGCTTCAACAGGAGCACCCCAACCAACCGGCCCCCGCCTCCACACTCCCCACCCAAGTGTGTCCAAATGGAGCGGCACGTCATCAGGCCTCCTCCTATAAGCCCTCCTCCGGACAGACTGCCACTAAAAGATGGTAAAACACACGTCATACAGCGTGAGGTCTGGATGAAGATCTTTGGCTATCTCACACACCAGGAGCTGTGTTTCTGCATGAGAGTGTGCAAGACGTGGAATAGATG GTGTTGTGATAAGAGACTTTGGACAAAGATCGATCTGAGCCGCTGCACATCCATCACACCACTTATGCTAAGTGGGATTATCCGCCGACAGCCGGTTTCATTGGACCTCAGTTGGACAAACATTTCCAAGAAACAATTAAGCTGGCTCATTAATAGATTACCAG GAATGCGAGTGTTAAAGCTATCCGGGTGTTCTTGGGCTGCTGTTTCGGCGCTCTGCACCTCCAGCTGTCCTCTGCTGCGTATCCTGGATGTGCAGTGGGTGGAGGGACTCAAAGACCCACAGATGAGGGACCTCCTCTCACCCCCAACAGACAACAGACCAG GTCAACTGGATAACCGCTGCAAGTTACGGAACGTAGAGGACCTGCGGCTGGCCGGACTGGACATCACTGACACGTCTTTACGCCTCATCAGTCGCCAGATGCCTTTTCTGACCAGTTTAGACCTGAGCTACTGCAACCACATCAACGACCAGTCAGTCAACCTGCTGACAGCAGCTGGGACCACGACGAGAGACTCTCTGACAGACATCAACCTGTCAG TGTGTAACCGGGTCACGGACCATTCCCTGAACTTTTTCAAACGCTGTGGAAGCATCTGTCTGATCGATCTTCGCTTCTGTAAGCAGGTGACCAAAACAGCCTGCGAGAGGTTCATTGCAGAGATGTCTGTGAGCGTACCATTCAACCTGAAAGAGGACAAACTGCTGCAGAAGTCAAGCTAG
- the kdm2ba gene encoding lysine (K)-specific demethylase 2Ba isoform X4, which yields MALSLSGDDEEYDSESEQQRAANRPKPPKMAGTTSAVKLPSNRSASGARRRRTRCRKCEACLRTECGECHFCKDMKKFGGPGRMKQSCIMRQCIAPVLPHTAVCVVCKEAGKEDTLEEEDDKFNFMLMECSICNEIVHPNCLKVSDASGVVNDELPNCWECPKCNHAGKSGKALKQKRGPGFKYASNLPGSLLREQKPVKEEGDAAKRRSDREETPRFRPEESLHRQPPLLSPFGLPRPRPEDKLRKKRKLFDDDEEEDLGVRKRERSDDPYFSKFLHQIKKEEDDEDAYEEENERGREPHFRIGVEKRGRFGDPGEDGDEKDLKSELLNPCIKTPVGDSDQSHCSSPQAGPSSEGGSETQEKGPRPKARRKRRLPNRELSRELSKALNQEIQKTEDCLANENRQPLKVEPESENEEPKRLFRNGSELGDQRSHLKTKEMNGTPWELRHFYPSQITPLGFNRSTPTNRPPPPHSPPKCVQMERHVIRPPPISPPPDRLPLKDGKTHVIQREVWMKIFGYLTHQELCFCMRVCKTWNRWCCDKRLWTKIDLSRCTSITPLMLSGIIRRQPVSLDLSWTNISKKQLSWLINRLPGMRVLKLSGCSWAAVSALCTSSCPLLRILDVQWVEGLKDPQMRDLLSPPTDNRPGQLDNRCKLRNVEDLRLAGLDITDTSLRLISRQMPFLTSLDLSYCNHINDQSVNLLTAAGTTTRDSLTDINLSGEDREPQRV from the exons ACTTCTGCAAAGACATGAAGAAGTTTGGAGGGCCTGGACGCATGAAGCAGTCCTGTATTATGAGGCAGTGCATTGCT CCTGTTCTGCCTCACACAgcggtgtgtgtggtgtgcaaaGAGGCAGGGAAGGAAGACACACTAGAGGAAGAGGACGACAAGTTCAACTTCATGCTGATGGAGTGCTCAATCTGCAACGAGATTGTCCATCCAAACTGTCTGAAG GTGAGCGACGCCTCGGGTGTGGTGAACGACGAGCTTCCAAACTGCTGGGAATGTCCTAAATGCAACCACGCTGGGAAGAGTGGAAAA GCATTGAAGCAAAAAAGGGGTCCAGGGTTCAAGTATGCCTCCAACCTCCCTGGCTCTCTGCTGAGGGAACAGAAGCCtgtgaaggaggagggggacgCAGctaagaggagatcagacagagaggagacgcCCAGGTTCAGACCCGAGGAGTCTCTGCACAgacagcctcctctgctctcccccTTCGGCCTGCCACGACCACGGCCGGAGGATAaactgaggaagaagaggaagctgtttgatgatgatgaggaggaggatctggGGGTGAGGAAGAGG GAAAGGTCAGATGATCCTTATTTCTCCAAATTCCTGCACCAAAtcaagaaagaggaggatgatgaagacGCATACGAGGAGGAGAATGAACGTGGAAGGGAGCCTCACTTCAGGATTGGTGTAGAAAAGCGAGGACGTTTTGGAGACCCTGGAGAAGACGGGGATGAGAAGGACTTAAAGAGTGAACTTTTGAATCCTTGCATCAAAACGCCGGTTGGAGACAGCGACCAGTCTCACTGCAGCTCTCCTCAGGCCGGCCCCAGCAGCGAGGGTGGTAGCGAGACTCAAGAAAAAGGTCCACGTCCAAAAGCCCGCCGTAAGCGACGTTTACCCAACAGAGAACTGAGCCGAGAGCTGAGCAAAGCACTGAACCAGGAGATACAGAAGACGGAGGACTGCCTGGCTAATGAGAACAGACAACCCCTCAAGGTGGAGCCCGAGTCCGAAAATGAGGAACCCAAGAGGTTGTTTCGCAACGGCAGCGAACTCGGGGATCAGAGGTCCCACCTCAAAACCAAAGAGATGAACGGGACGCCCTGGGAGCTTCGCCACTTCTACCCGAGTCAGATCACTCCCCTGGGCTTCAACAGGAGCACCCCAACCAACCGGCCCCCGCCTCCACACTCCCCACCCAAGTGTGTCCAAATGGAGCGGCACGTCATCAGGCCTCCTCCTATAAGCCCTCCTCCGGACAGACTGCCACTAAAAGATGGTAAAACACACGTCATACAGCGTGAGGTCTGGATGAAGATCTTTGGCTATCTCACACACCAGGAGCTGTGTTTCTGCATGAGAGTGTGCAAGACGTGGAATAGATG GTGTTGTGATAAGAGACTTTGGACAAAGATCGATCTGAGCCGCTGCACATCCATCACACCACTTATGCTAAGTGGGATTATCCGCCGACAGCCGGTTTCATTGGACCTCAGTTGGACAAACATTTCCAAGAAACAATTAAGCTGGCTCATTAATAGATTACCAG GAATGCGAGTGTTAAAGCTATCCGGGTGTTCTTGGGCTGCTGTTTCGGCGCTCTGCACCTCCAGCTGTCCTCTGCTGCGTATCCTGGATGTGCAGTGGGTGGAGGGACTCAAAGACCCACAGATGAGGGACCTCCTCTCACCCCCAACAGACAACAGACCAG GTCAACTGGATAACCGCTGCAAGTTACGGAACGTAGAGGACCTGCGGCTGGCCGGACTGGACATCACTGACACGTCTTTACGCCTCATCAGTCGCCAGATGCCTTTTCTGACCAGTTTAGACCTGAGCTACTGCAACCACATCAACGACCAGTCAGTCAACCTGCTGACAGCAGCTGGGACCACGACGAGAGACTCTCTGACAGACATCAACCTGTCAGGTGAGGACAGGGAACCACAGcg TGTGTAA